Proteins from a genomic interval of Pseudosulfitobacter sp. DSM 107133:
- a CDS encoding IS66 family transposase, translated as MSKHAENLPDDPAVLKAMIAALQAENAKISATLRVHDQLVQALRLRIAKLQKLAFGKSSEKIEREIEQLELALEDLLVAVAEGDEAPIDEGQDEPSPDTADAPALRRRPRVSDTTPRERRELDPGTCCPDCGGDLRVVGEDVSELLDMIAAQMKVIQIARIKKSCRRCERMVQEPAPSRPIPGSMAGPNLLAHVLVSKFDDHLPLYRQHEIFARMGADIPESTLVGWCGRAMKTLSPLIERIEADIMASDLLHADDTPIRVLDRSLRDKGLGKGVKQGRIWAYVRDQRPWAGASPPGAVYRFAPDWKEEHVLGHLANARGILQADGYKGYAKLYEPDPDGTRRLREAACWAHLRRDFHDFWASTKSEIAREALDRIGKFYDIERDINGQPADVRYATRQKLSRPQVEAFFVWSEQQLLRIPGKSDLAKAFRYGLSRQEAFSLFLTDGRVAIDNNPAERALRPIGIGRKNWLFAGADTGAETLARAMTIIETAKLNGLDPLAYLADIFDRIHDHKINRLDELLPWNWVPLATAQSKAA; from the coding sequence CCGATGACCCCGCTGTGTTGAAGGCGATGATCGCGGCTTTGCAAGCGGAGAATGCCAAGATATCGGCTACGTTGCGGGTTCATGACCAGCTGGTTCAGGCGCTTCGCCTGCGGATCGCCAAGTTGCAGAAACTGGCCTTTGGCAAATCCTCGGAAAAGATCGAGCGCGAGATCGAACAGTTGGAACTGGCGCTGGAAGATTTATTGGTCGCGGTGGCTGAAGGCGATGAAGCCCCCATCGACGAAGGGCAGGATGAACCGTCACCAGACACTGCTGATGCGCCCGCTTTGCGCCGCCGACCACGGGTTTCGGATACGACCCCGCGCGAGCGTCGTGAACTGGACCCCGGCACCTGCTGCCCTGACTGCGGCGGCGACCTGCGCGTGGTAGGCGAGGATGTCAGCGAATTGCTGGACATGATCGCCGCCCAGATGAAGGTGATCCAGATCGCCCGGATCAAGAAATCCTGTCGCCGTTGTGAGCGGATGGTGCAGGAACCGGCCCCCAGCCGTCCGATCCCGGGCAGCATGGCAGGGCCGAACCTGCTCGCACATGTGCTGGTCTCGAAGTTTGACGACCACCTTCCGTTATATCGCCAACACGAGATCTTCGCGCGAATGGGGGCAGACATTCCCGAAAGCACGCTGGTAGGCTGGTGTGGCCGCGCCATGAAAACCCTGTCGCCGCTGATCGAGCGGATCGAGGCTGACATCATGGCCAGCGACCTGCTGCATGCGGACGACACACCCATCCGGGTGCTGGATCGCTCTTTGCGCGACAAGGGGCTTGGCAAAGGGGTTAAACAAGGCCGGATCTGGGCCTATGTGCGCGATCAACGCCCTTGGGCGGGGGCATCGCCACCGGGTGCTGTCTATCGCTTTGCGCCAGACTGGAAGGAAGAGCATGTTCTCGGCCATCTGGCCAACGCCCGCGGCATCCTTCAGGCTGACGGCTACAAGGGTTATGCCAAGCTCTATGAGCCTGACCCCGATGGCACGCGGCGTTTACGCGAGGCGGCCTGTTGGGCTCACCTGCGCCGAGACTTCCACGATTTTTGGGCCTCGACCAAGTCCGAGATCGCCCGCGAGGCACTCGACCGGATCGGCAAGTTCTACGATATTGAACGAGACATCAACGGTCAGCCCGCTGACGTCCGTTATGCGACGCGTCAAAAGCTCAGCCGCCCACAAGTCGAGGCCTTCTTTGTCTGGTCCGAACAACAGCTTCTGCGCATCCCGGGTAAAAGCGACCTGGCCAAAGCCTTCCGCTACGGCCTCAGTCGACAGGAGGCCTTCAGCCTATTTCTGACCGATGGACGTGTGGCCATCGACAACAACCCTGCTGAACGTGCCCTGCGACCGATTGGAATTGGACGTAAGAATTGGTTATTTGCAGGGGCAGATACCGGTGCGGAAACCTTGGCCCGCGCTATGACCATCATCGAAACGGCCAAGCTCAACGGCCTTGACCCGCTGGCCTATCTGGCTGACATCTTCGACCGTATCCACGATCACAAGATCAACCGGCTGGATGAACTGCTGCCGTGGAATTGGGTGCCGCTGGCAACTGCACAATCAAAGGCCGCCTGA